From one Planococcus citri chromosome 3, ihPlaCitr1.1, whole genome shotgun sequence genomic stretch:
- the LOC135842108 gene encoding diaminopimelate decarboxylase-like, with protein sequence MAFTYRDNELYIEDVKVDEIAKKINTPTYCYSLKTIRDNFNSFYQSLPGFLICFAVKSNSNLSILKIIGQLGGGADVVSEGEIRLALAAGIPPEKIVFSGVGKTASEIRYALTVKVHQLNFESIEELKQINTIASDMGTCAMVVARLSPDIDAKTNYKISTGLYKNKFGIPMEILEKIDFKTLPNVKLCGVSAHIGSQICSLEIFLKLVNYMKDARVKLNSLGHNIRRIDLGGGLGVSYAHNKEAPPIAEYAKLLRDNLSGLDCEFICEPGRSIIANTAVLLSQVLYRKSNDFVSHVIIDAGMNDFVRPAVYGSLHQIIPAKKDPSLPIETVDIVGPVCETSDTFAKDYSIQRLKNGDLVCVCDVGAYGGSMCNTYNSRLLPAEVLINGNRISVIRNRGNYEDLLKQTIICDGIDQ encoded by the coding sequence ATGGCGTTTACTTACCGAGATAACGAATTGTACATAGAAGATGTAAAAGTAGAcgaaatcgcgaaaaaaatcaacaccccTACGTACTGTTATTCGCTGAAAACAATTCGCGATAATTTCAACTCGTTCTATCAATCACTTCCCGGATTTCTGATCTGCTTCGCTGTAAAATCAAACTCAAACCTATCCATCCTGAAAATCATCGGACAACTGGGAGGAGGCGCTGATGTCGTTTCAGAGGGTGAGATTCGATTAGCATTAGCTGCTGGAATACCGCCTGAAAAAATCGTCTTTTCTGGAGTAGGTAAAACAGCTTCAGAAATCAGATACGCTCTCACAGTCAAAGTTCACCAGCTCAACTTCGAAAGCATCGAAGAACTCAAGCAGATAAACACAATCGCCTCAGATATGGGTACATGTGCGATGGTAGTGGCCAGACTGAGTCCTGATATCGATGCTAAAACCAATTACAAAATTTCTACCGGATTATATAAGAATAAATTCGGTATACCGATGGAAATActggaaaaaatcgatttcaaaacGTTACCTAATGTGAAATTGTGCGGAGTTTCGGCTCATATAGGCTCGCAGATATGCTCGTtggagatatttttgaaattagtcaATTACATGAAAGATGCCCGAGTGAAATTGAACAGTTTGGGGCATAACATCAGAAGAATTGATCTAGGAGGAGGATTAGGAGTATCTTATGCCCATAACAAAGAAGCACCTCCGATCGCAGAATACGCGAAACTTCTACGCGACAATTTGAGTGGACTCGATTGCGAATTCATCTGCGAACCTGGAAGGTCCATTATCGCAAATACAGCCGTATTATTATCTCAAGTACTGTACAGAAAATCCAACGATTTTGTATCTCACGTCATCATCGACGCTGGTATGAATGATTTTGTTCGTCCTGCAGTCTACGGAAGTCTACATCAAATTATACCCGCTAAAAAAGACCCATCTTTACCGATTGAAACTGTCGATATAGTTGGACCAGTTTGCGAAACCAGCGATACTTTTGCCAAAGATTATTCCATCCAGAGATTGAAAAATGGAGATTTGGTGTGCGTTTGTGACGTGGGAGCTTACGGTGGTTCGATGTGCAATACTTATAATTCCAGATTACTTCCGGCTGAAGTTTTAATCAATGGGAATAGAATCTCTGTGATTAGAAATCGAGGAAATTATGAAGATTTATTAAAACAGACCATCATTTGCGACGGAATTGATCAATAA
- the Tdc2 gene encoding aromatic-L-amino-acid decarboxylase yields MNTEEFRKYGKEMVDFICEYLETIRDRRVTPSVNPGWLKNEIPSEAPYHPESFDDIMKDIEDKIMPGVTHWQHPHFHAYFPSGNSYPSILGDMLSDAIGCIGFSWAASPSCTELETIVLDWLGKAIGLPDDFLSMPPKLIENEENHCEDEKEYSNVPMMPKGGGALQGSASECVFACMVAARAQAIKRLKTMHPFVEEGVLLSKLMAYCSKEAHSCVEKGAMMAFVKLKILEPDEKNSLRGITLKQAMDQDEAMGLIPFFVSTTLGTTSCCSFDNLLEIGVVCQQFPTVWLHVDASYAGSAFICPEFRGLLNGIEYADSFNLNPNKWLLTNFDCSCMWVKDRIKLTSALVVDPVYLQHGYAGAIDYRHWGVPLSRRFRSLKLWFVLRNYGISGLQKYIRRQCQLAKKFESFVLADKNFEITNDVKLGLVCFRLKNDPSNRLNKKLLELINESGKIHMVPATIHGKFVIRFCVVAQHATEGDMEYAWRVIKELSAEILYTEGEQIIERNEEQSDEVFELQERKKKDLAYKRSFFVRMVSDPKIYNPKIAGASPGSRRHTHVSSLEDDYERHKRSLDIEEEEEEEEEELATPTSASWISWPLAFLFQGVFDENSGKTSDVPVRFRHLAAKVHFKSKRENNARKSPSPERFAIEEEKSPKNSPSHSKRKHLSQHNHQTK; encoded by the exons GTTACACATTGGCAACATCCGCATTTTCACGCTTATTTTCCTTCGGGCAATTCGTATCCTTCGATTTTAGGAGATATGCTATCTGACGCTATTGGATGTATCGGATTTTCATGG gctGCTAGTCCATCATGCACCGAATTAGAAACGATAGTATTAGACTGGTTAG GCAAAGCTATAGGTCTACCAGATGATTTTCTGTCAATGCCAcccaaattaattgaaaatgaagaaaatcattGTGAAGATGAGAAAGAATATAGCAACGTTCCAATGATGCCAAAAGGAGGAGGAGCATTACAA GGTTCGGCGAGCGAATGTGTGTTTGCTTGTATGGTTGCTGCAAGAGCCCAAGCAATTAAAAGATTAAAAACGATGCATCCGTTTGTCGAAGAAGGTGTACTGCTATCCAAATTGATGGCCTACTGCTCAAAAGAAGCACATTCATGCGTCGAAAAAGGAGCGATGATGGCTTttgtgaagttgaaaattttagaaccagATGAAAAAAACAGCTTGAGAGGCATAACATTAAAACAG GCAATGGACCAAGACGAAGCCATGGGATTAATTCCATTTTTCGTTTCGACCACATTGGGCACAACATCATGTTGCTCTTTCGACAATCTACTCGAAATCGGAGTAGTTTGTCAACAATTCCCAACAGTATGGTTGCACGTCGACGCTTCTTACGCAGGAAGCGCTTTCATTTGCCCCGAATTTCGCGGACTATTAAACGGAATCGAATACGCCGATTCATTCAACTTGAATCCAAATAAATGGCTATTGACAAATTTCGATTGCTCGTGCATGTGGGTAAAAGATAGAATCAAATTAACATCAGCTTTAGTCGTCGATCCTGTATATTTACAACATGGTTACGCCGGAGCGATCGATTACCGCCATTGGGGTGTGCCATTGAGTAGGAGATTCAGGTCTTTGAAGCTATGGTTCGTTTTGAGAAATTATGGAATATCTggattacaaaaatacatcagacGTCAATGTCAATTAGCTAAAAAATTCGAATCTTTTGTTCTCGctgataaaaatttcgaaatcacGAATGACGTCAAG ttaGGCTTGGTGtgttttcgtttgaaaaatgatccatcGAACAGACTCAACAAAAAGCTCTTGGAATTGATCAACGAATCGGGAAAAATTCACATGGTACCAGCAACCATACATGGGAAATTTGTTATTAGGTTTTGTGTAGTTGCTCAGCATGCAACTGAAGGAGATATGG AATATGCTTGGAGAGTAATTAAAGAACTAAGTGCTGAAATATTGTACACCGAGGGTGAACAAATCATCGAAAGgaatgag gaaCAATCCGACGAAGTATTCGAATTACAAGAACGTAAAAAGAAAGATCTGGCATACAAGAGGTCATTTTTCGTACGAATGGTCAGTGATCCCAAAATTTATAAtccaaaaattgctggagcaTCTCCAGGGTCTCGTCGTCATACTCATGTCAGTTCCTTAGAGGATGATTATGAACGACATAAACGGTCGTTAGATATTGAGGAGgaagaagaggaagaggaagaagaaCTCGCGACGCCAAC AAGTGCTTCATGGATCAGCTGGCCGTTGGCATTCTTGTTTCAAGGAgtgtttgatgaaaattctggCAAAACTAGCGACGTCCCTGTGAG ATTCAGACACTTAGCAGCCAAAGtacatttcaaatcaaaacgAGAAAATAATGCTCGAAAATCACCTTCGCCAGAACGATTCGCCATCGAGGAAgaaaaatcgcctaaaaattCACCATCCCATAGTAAAAGGAAACATTTATCACAACATAATCATCAGACgaaatga